In Stenotrophomonas sp. 169, one DNA window encodes the following:
- a CDS encoding UDP-N-acetylmuramoyl-L-alanyl-D-glutamate--2,6-diaminopimelate ligase, protein MSRTMALSRLLPDVALAGRDVDIRGLVMDSRAVQPGDAFVAIAGFGAHGLGFVEQARANGAVAILFEAPAPAELPAPSDAIAVPGLRARMGAMADQFHGAPSRAMTMVGVTGTNGKTSTVQLLAQAWQLLGTRSGSIGTLGAGLFGDVQPTGFTTPLVLQMHALLADLRDAGAQAIAMEVSSHALDQGRVDAVHYDVAVFTNLTRDHLDYHGDMETYGAAKERLFHRAGLRASVVNLDDAFGATLHVRVPASQKAVGVSSRGAPQASVRASGIVLDGLGVAFTLTLDGQSRGVRSPLLGRFNVDNLLTVAGVLHALGQPLDVIVEVLAQLQPIRGRMNRLGGEAGQPTVVIDYAHTPDALEQALDSLRGHVDGRLVCVFGCGGERDTGKRPQMAAIAERLADQVIVTDDNPRSEDGDRIVADILAGFDSAGKVVVQRDRARAIALAIGGAGPGDIVLIAGKGHEPYQEVAGVRHAFDDTDVAAAALVGAVQEVSP, encoded by the coding sequence ATGAGCCGCACGATGGCGCTTTCCCGTCTGCTGCCTGACGTGGCCCTGGCCGGTCGGGATGTGGATATCCGCGGCCTGGTGATGGACAGCCGCGCCGTGCAACCGGGTGATGCCTTCGTGGCGATCGCCGGGTTCGGCGCACATGGCCTGGGCTTCGTCGAGCAGGCGCGTGCCAATGGTGCAGTCGCCATCCTGTTTGAAGCGCCGGCCCCTGCGGAGCTGCCTGCACCGTCGGATGCCATTGCCGTGCCGGGCCTGCGCGCGCGCATGGGCGCGATGGCCGACCAGTTCCACGGCGCGCCGTCGCGCGCGATGACCATGGTGGGTGTCACCGGTACCAACGGCAAGACGTCCACCGTGCAACTGCTGGCCCAGGCCTGGCAACTGCTGGGCACCCGCAGCGGCAGCATCGGTACCTTGGGCGCCGGCCTGTTCGGCGACGTGCAGCCGACGGGGTTCACCACGCCGCTGGTGCTGCAGATGCATGCGCTGCTGGCCGACCTGCGCGACGCCGGTGCGCAGGCCATCGCGATGGAAGTCAGCTCGCATGCGCTGGACCAGGGCCGTGTGGACGCCGTGCATTACGACGTGGCCGTGTTCACCAACCTCACCCGTGACCATCTCGACTACCACGGCGACATGGAGACCTACGGTGCAGCCAAAGAGCGGCTGTTCCATCGCGCCGGCCTGCGTGCGTCGGTCGTCAATCTCGATGACGCATTCGGTGCCACGTTGCATGTGCGCGTGCCGGCCAGCCAGAAGGCGGTGGGCGTCAGCTCGCGCGGTGCGCCGCAGGCCAGCGTGCGGGCGAGCGGGATCGTGCTGGACGGCCTGGGTGTGGCGTTCACGCTGACACTCGACGGGCAGTCGCGCGGTGTGCGCTCGCCGCTGCTTGGCCGCTTCAATGTAGACAATCTGCTGACGGTGGCCGGTGTGCTGCATGCGCTGGGGCAGCCGCTGGATGTCATCGTCGAGGTGCTGGCGCAGCTGCAACCGATCCGCGGGCGGATGAACCGCCTCGGCGGCGAAGCGGGGCAGCCGACGGTCGTGATCGATTACGCGCATACGCCGGATGCCCTGGAACAGGCACTGGACAGCCTGCGTGGGCATGTCGACGGCCGCTTGGTCTGCGTGTTCGGCTGTGGCGGCGAACGGGATACCGGCAAGCGGCCCCAGATGGCGGCCATTGCCGAACGGCTGGCTGACCAGGTGATCGTCACCGACGACAATCCGCGCAGCGAAGACGGTGACCGCATCGTGGCCGATATCCTTGCCGGCTTCGACAGTGCCGGCAAGGTGGTGGTCCAGCGTGACCGCGCGCGTGCCATCGCCTTGGCGATCGGCGGGGCGGGACCGGGTGACATCGTGCTGATCGCCGGCAAGGGCCACGAGCCCTACCAGGAAGTCGCCGGAGTACGCCATGCCTTCGATGACACCGACGTCGCCGCTGCCGCGCTGGTCGGCGCGGTGCAGGAGGTGTCGCCATGA